One segment of Curtobacterium poinsettiae DNA contains the following:
- a CDS encoding FmdB family zinc ribbon protein: MPIYSYRCTECDNAFDIKQSFSDATLTECPVCGGVLRKVFSPVGVTFNGGGFYRTDSRPTPGSEGSSSTPAKSEPKTAEPAKKAESKPSTPKPASS, translated from the coding sequence GTGCCCATCTACTCGTACCGTTGCACCGAGTGCGACAACGCGTTCGACATCAAGCAGTCCTTCTCCGACGCCACCCTGACGGAGTGCCCGGTCTGCGGCGGCGTCCTGCGCAAGGTGTTCTCCCCCGTCGGCGTGACCTTCAACGGCGGCGGCTTCTACCGCACCGACTCGCGCCCGACCCCGGGATCCGAGGGCTCGTCGAGCACCCCCGCGAAGTCCGAACCGAAGACGGCCGAGCCGGCGAAGAAAGCCGAGTCGAAGCCGAGCACGCCGAAGCCCGCATCGTCCTGA
- a CDS encoding 5-formyltetrahydrofolate cyclo-ligase — MIADLGNEKRALRAELRQRRRTRTTTERDADTQTLTATLQRFVEERQVTSLALYLSAPDEPNVRPFLNWAFGQGLRVLLPVTREDGLLDWAVGDGESETESVLGLPEVVGEVLSPLAINDVDAILAPAAAVGHDGVRMGWGRGYYDKTLGSMANRPPVYAVIFDAEYLDEVPREPHDEPVDGIITPSRIITFRS, encoded by the coding sequence ATGATCGCCGATCTCGGGAACGAGAAGCGCGCCCTGCGAGCCGAACTCCGGCAGCGGCGGCGCACCCGGACCACGACCGAACGCGACGCGGACACCCAGACCCTGACCGCGACCCTGCAGCGCTTCGTCGAGGAGCGCCAGGTGACGTCCCTCGCCCTGTACCTGTCCGCCCCGGACGAGCCGAACGTCCGGCCGTTCCTGAACTGGGCGTTCGGGCAGGGCCTCCGCGTGCTGCTGCCGGTCACCCGCGAGGACGGCCTGCTCGACTGGGCCGTGGGCGACGGCGAGAGCGAGACCGAGAGCGTGCTCGGCCTGCCCGAGGTCGTCGGCGAGGTCCTGTCCCCGCTCGCGATCAACGACGTCGACGCGATCCTCGCCCCGGCGGCGGCGGTCGGGCACGACGGCGTCCGCATGGGCTGGGGGCGCGGCTACTACGACAAGACCCTCGGGTCCATGGCGAACCGCCCGCCCGTCTATGCTGTGATCTTCGACGCGGAGTACCTCGACGAGGTCCCGCGCGAACCCCACGACGAACCCGTCGACGGCATCATCACGCCGTCGCGCATCATCACGTTCCGGAGCTGA
- a CDS encoding CDP-alcohol phosphatidyltransferase family protein, which produces MTDTARQRPDWQTWPNLITLFRLVLIPVFIGLVVAGHPGWALVALVVIGVSDWADGFIARKFDQGSKLGKAIDPVADRLAIIAIVLSLVLVGLLPWWVVAVVVLVDLVLVVLSSVLFHGNPDLDVTWTGKIRSALLFVGLPVLLFSAVHTVDENAPWVRVVALVFVYLGTAGHVLAGAQYAVAMFAKRRAVPAA; this is translated from the coding sequence ATGACTGACACCGCGCGGCAGCGCCCCGACTGGCAGACCTGGCCGAACCTGATCACGCTGTTCCGCCTCGTGCTGATCCCGGTGTTCATCGGCCTCGTCGTCGCCGGACACCCGGGGTGGGCGCTCGTCGCCCTCGTCGTGATCGGCGTGAGCGACTGGGCCGACGGCTTCATCGCCCGGAAGTTCGACCAGGGTTCCAAGCTCGGCAAGGCGATCGACCCCGTCGCCGACCGGCTGGCCATCATCGCGATCGTGCTGTCCCTGGTGCTCGTCGGCCTGCTGCCCTGGTGGGTGGTGGCCGTCGTCGTGCTCGTCGACCTGGTGCTCGTCGTCCTGTCGAGCGTGCTGTTCCACGGCAACCCGGACCTCGACGTCACGTGGACGGGCAAGATCCGGTCGGCCCTGTTGTTCGTCGGGCTGCCGGTGCTGCTGTTCTCCGCGGTGCACACCGTCGACGAGAACGCGCCCTGGGTCCGGGTGGTCGCCCTGGTGTTCGTCTACCTCGGCACCGCGGGCCACGTGCTCGCCGGCGCCCAGTACGCCGTCGCGATGTTCGCGAAGCGCCGCGCGGTCCCCGCCGCCTGA
- a CDS encoding GNAT family N-acetyltransferase — MTTIPTLSHGRVTIRPLRLRDTRDLDAALATNRSWLRTWEATNPSGHVSTDVRGSIRALQANARAGLGLPFAMELDGRFVGQLNVSGISYGSLASASIGYWVVEDAAGHNVTPISVALAVDHCFRSLGVHRIEICIRPENAPSLRVVEKLGFRYEGLRRRYIHINGDWRDHFCFALVAEEVRGGVLERWVQGRVPPGAGTVPLAARDEAALPLDTTPRI, encoded by the coding sequence ATGACGACGATCCCGACCCTGTCCCACGGGCGGGTCACCATCCGGCCCCTCCGGCTCCGCGACACCCGCGACCTCGACGCGGCGCTCGCGACGAACCGCTCGTGGCTCCGCACCTGGGAGGCCACGAACCCCTCCGGACACGTCTCCACCGACGTCCGGGGCAGCATCCGCGCGCTCCAGGCCAACGCCCGCGCGGGACTCGGACTCCCGTTCGCGATGGAGCTCGACGGCCGCTTCGTCGGGCAGCTCAACGTCTCCGGCATCTCCTACGGCTCGCTCGCGAGTGCCTCCATCGGCTACTGGGTCGTCGAGGACGCCGCCGGCCACAACGTGACGCCGATCTCGGTCGCCCTCGCCGTCGACCACTGCTTCCGCTCGCTCGGCGTGCACCGGATCGAGATCTGCATCCGGCCGGAGAACGCCCCGAGCCTGCGCGTCGTCGAGAAGCTCGGCTTCCGGTACGAGGGACTCCGTCGCCGGTACATCCACATCAACGGGGACTGGCGCGACCACTTCTGCTTCGCGCTGGTGGCGGAGGAGGTCCGCGGGGGCGTCCTCGAGCGCTGGGTCCAGGGGCGGGTGCCGCCCGGCGCGGGGACCGTTCCGCTCGCCGCACGCGACGAGGCGGCACTGCCGCTGGACACGACGCCCCGCATCTGA
- a CDS encoding DUF6264 family protein yields MTWSNVPGPPPQSSSGPTDAQRAAWERGGTTLFPPAKLADRISTVLLLVFGAVMTAITAVVGIVAIASATAECDAASGCTPGGYFGGAAIAVGGAFVIGVATIVLSIGAWIRRKPSWWIAAIGFVLAIVVIAWGGAVFVDAVDSGSASSSVSAGA; encoded by the coding sequence ATGACCTGGTCCAACGTCCCCGGCCCTCCGCCGCAGTCCTCCTCCGGCCCCACGGACGCGCAGCGCGCGGCGTGGGAGCGCGGTGGCACCACGCTGTTCCCGCCGGCGAAGCTCGCCGACCGGATCTCGACGGTGCTGCTCCTGGTGTTCGGTGCCGTCATGACCGCGATCACGGCGGTCGTCGGCATCGTCGCGATCGCCTCGGCCACGGCCGAGTGCGACGCCGCGTCGGGCTGCACGCCCGGCGGGTACTTCGGTGGCGCGGCCATCGCGGTCGGTGGCGCCTTCGTCATCGGGGTCGCCACGATCGTGCTGTCGATCGGCGCGTGGATCCGGCGGAAGCCGTCGTGGTGGATCGCGGCGATCGGCTTCGTGCTCGCGATCGTCGTCATCGCCTGGGGCGGGGCCGTGTTCGTGGACGCCGTCGACAGCGGTTCCGCTTCGTCGTCGGTGTCCGCCGGCGCCTGA
- a CDS encoding HpcH/HpaI aldolase/citrate lyase family protein produces the protein MAIDDRTTPSAPTPNRRRSVPAEISRSWLLVSGTATDRFDKSQRSRADQIILDIEDAVDPAAKPSARQGVAAWLAGGGEAWVRINDVTTDFWADDVEELRGLPGLQGVMLAKTESPAQVTDTWHRLGGHTPVIALVESALGIEESVSIARAQGAFRLAFGSGDYRRDTGTSADTLAMAYPRSKLVVASRVGDLPGPIDGPTVGSSHPILREQSQVAVSLGLTGKLCLDTEQLPVINEVISPTPTDVAWAQDFLDDFEARGRVIRDGSDLPRLGRAQKIQRLAQAFGVEAR, from the coding sequence ATGGCCATCGACGACCGCACCACTCCGTCCGCCCCCACGCCGAACCGGCGTCGATCGGTCCCCGCCGAGATCTCACGGTCGTGGCTGCTGGTGTCCGGCACCGCCACCGACCGGTTCGACAAGTCCCAGCGCTCCCGCGCCGACCAGATCATCCTGGACATCGAGGACGCCGTCGACCCCGCCGCGAAGCCCTCGGCCCGGCAGGGCGTCGCCGCCTGGCTCGCCGGCGGTGGCGAGGCCTGGGTGCGGATCAACGACGTCACCACGGACTTCTGGGCGGACGATGTCGAGGAGCTCCGGGGCCTGCCCGGGCTGCAGGGCGTCATGCTCGCCAAGACCGAGTCCCCCGCCCAGGTCACCGACACCTGGCACCGGCTCGGCGGCCACACGCCGGTGATCGCCCTCGTCGAGTCGGCCCTGGGCATCGAGGAGTCCGTGTCGATCGCCAGGGCGCAGGGCGCGTTCCGCCTGGCCTTCGGTTCCGGCGACTACCGCCGCGACACCGGGACCAGCGCCGACACGCTCGCGATGGCGTACCCGCGGTCGAAGCTGGTCGTCGCCTCGCGCGTCGGCGACCTGCCGGGTCCGATCGACGGCCCCACGGTCGGGTCGTCGCACCCGATCCTCCGCGAGCAGTCGCAGGTGGCCGTGTCGCTCGGCCTCACCGGCAAGCTCTGCCTGGACACCGAGCAGCTCCCCGTCATCAACGAGGTCATCTCCCCCACGCCGACCGACGTCGCCTGGGCGCAGGACTTCCTCGACGACTTCGAGGCCCGCGGCCGGGTCATCCGCGACGGTTCCGACCTGCCGCGGCTCGGTCGGGCGCAGAAGATCCAGCGGCTCGCACAGGCGTTCGGGGTCGAGGCGCGGTAG
- a CDS encoding ATP-binding protein has product MTDGEDDVNDDVPVEGARARPDDDRDEQQDVDQERTDEPDRTLRPELQMTSPQAISLGDPRLQAGNAAEPTWDGWRTQLTGVGGTSPLTHFSDHPRARIELSTTHPGGLAQFITGKTTLLSSLIRDEVALRAARVAAGHVEAKGTELATVRGIDAVKLGIGMADWQHGDEQFRGPVLLRPLAIRRHGRDFEVRLLGEPVLNPGLADALHEQFGVILDAQSFVALAQQDGSFTPNPVIDRLRGLTAHIPGFSVHARLVVSTFAEVATGMVEDTGDLSHPVLDALAGNPSAKWQVEQSYHPVEQTPSDERSPETDTLLLDADDEQENVIAQITAGNSIVVKTLPGTGGTQTIVNALGGLVAANKRVLVVSPRRATLRGIAARFGEVQLPGVAVTPSTLRRDVVRAIARNEKAARPNLREVDDALVRLRKVLKDYRGSLTRKDPDFGVSVLDCLVELSRLSLLPVAPSTTARLSKQSVASMVEGRSRVAETMVSAANLGEFRYGPDDSPWYGAKFGSSDGAQRAHRIAKDLDADGLPTLLRRAHDLVSSTHMRQFTTINELGIYLRLLTEIRDTLDRFLPVVFDRSVSELVAATAPRGEGAPMSSTNRRRLKKLAREYVRPGVHVSDLHEALTRVQQQRVLWQRYVAAGVNPEVPTGIADVQVLFSNVAEDLARLDEPLGRTERDRQLANTPVDQLVPTIAELAAESDVLHNLQERTELMQTLRDLQLEPLITDLANRHVPDVQVPAELELAWWQSALETMLESDRALLGANTDMLDRVEADFRLVDDAHAAGVSQGLAWQLAENWKVGLVDWPEEATALKTQLRDGAITSRLLQDSAPHLSRSIAPVWLASPYEVPQIADTMPFDTVILVDAGAVTIAETVGAVRRARQTVVFGDPVTQTPSPFRIAVDPEHRALQVDEGTLDAFHADSALAKLSTLLPTLSLSRSYRAGGEDLAELVNRRFYGGKIESLPWAGSFLGHGSIALDYVSDGKAVPDPESGAVESVDAEVDRVVRLVIDHARTRPTESLMVITASAKHAVRVEQAVLTAAQGHKDLTEFVIGDRAEPFIVATLEQSVAQSRDRVVFSIGYGRTPHGRVLRDFGPLGKPGGERLLAVAMTRARRSMVIVTCFQPSDIEAERMGHGTVALAEILAEVRARTTAEYVPDDSDPLLVDLARRLEMRGIPVALGHRGKLGLVAAHGGVCVTIETDASLVKGSLRESLRLRPEVLRRLGWHYVRVHAFQLFSDPDRVANTVAAVLGVDRGATQEISIPPIPARR; this is encoded by the coding sequence GTGACCGACGGTGAGGACGACGTGAACGACGACGTCCCCGTCGAGGGTGCCCGCGCGCGCCCCGACGACGACCGAGACGAGCAGCAGGACGTGGACCAGGAACGGACCGACGAGCCGGACCGCACGCTCCGCCCGGAGCTGCAGATGACGAGCCCGCAGGCGATCAGCCTCGGTGACCCGCGGCTGCAGGCCGGCAACGCGGCCGAACCGACGTGGGACGGCTGGCGCACCCAGCTGACCGGCGTCGGCGGCACGAGCCCGCTCACGCACTTCAGCGACCACCCGCGCGCCCGCATCGAGCTCTCGACCACCCACCCGGGCGGTCTCGCGCAGTTCATCACCGGCAAGACGACCCTGCTGTCGAGCCTGATCCGCGACGAGGTGGCGCTCCGTGCCGCCCGCGTGGCTGCCGGACACGTCGAGGCGAAGGGCACCGAGCTCGCCACCGTGCGCGGCATCGACGCCGTGAAGCTCGGCATCGGCATGGCCGACTGGCAGCACGGCGACGAGCAGTTCCGCGGCCCGGTGCTCCTGCGCCCCCTCGCGATCCGCCGGCACGGACGCGACTTCGAGGTGCGCCTGCTCGGCGAACCGGTGCTCAACCCGGGTCTCGCCGACGCGCTGCACGAGCAGTTCGGGGTCATCCTCGACGCACAGTCCTTCGTGGCCCTCGCGCAGCAGGACGGCTCGTTCACGCCGAACCCCGTCATCGACCGCCTGCGTGGCCTGACCGCGCACATCCCCGGCTTCTCGGTGCACGCCCGCCTCGTAGTGTCCACCTTCGCCGAGGTCGCCACCGGCATGGTCGAGGACACCGGCGACCTGTCGCACCCCGTGCTCGACGCCCTCGCCGGCAACCCGAGCGCGAAGTGGCAGGTCGAGCAGTCCTACCACCCGGTCGAGCAGACCCCGTCGGACGAGCGCAGCCCGGAGACCGACACGCTCCTGCTCGACGCCGACGACGAGCAGGAGAACGTGATCGCGCAGATCACGGCCGGCAACTCCATCGTCGTGAAGACCCTGCCCGGCACCGGTGGCACCCAGACCATCGTGAACGCCCTGGGCGGCCTGGTCGCCGCGAACAAGCGCGTGCTCGTCGTGAGCCCGCGCCGCGCGACCCTGCGGGGGATCGCCGCCCGCTTCGGCGAGGTCCAGCTGCCCGGGGTCGCAGTCACGCCGTCGACCCTGCGCCGCGACGTCGTCCGTGCCATCGCCCGGAACGAGAAGGCCGCGCGTCCGAACCTCCGCGAGGTCGACGACGCCCTGGTCCGCCTGCGCAAGGTGCTGAAGGACTACCGCGGATCGCTCACCCGCAAGGACCCCGACTTCGGCGTCTCGGTGCTCGACTGCCTGGTGGAGCTGTCGCGCCTGTCGCTGCTGCCCGTCGCCCCGTCGACCACCGCGCGCCTGTCGAAGCAGTCCGTCGCCTCGATGGTCGAGGGTCGCTCGCGCGTCGCCGAGACGATGGTCAGCGCCGCGAACCTCGGCGAGTTCCGCTACGGCCCCGACGACTCGCCCTGGTACGGCGCGAAGTTCGGTTCGAGCGACGGTGCCCAGCGTGCGCACCGCATCGCGAAGGACCTCGACGCCGACGGCCTGCCGACCCTGCTCCGCCGCGCCCACGACCTGGTGAGCTCGACGCACATGCGCCAGTTCACGACGATCAACGAGCTCGGCATCTACCTGCGCCTGCTCACCGAGATCCGTGACACGCTCGACCGCTTCCTGCCGGTGGTCTTCGACCGCTCGGTGTCCGAGCTCGTGGCCGCCACCGCCCCGCGCGGCGAGGGCGCCCCGATGTCGTCGACCAACCGTCGTCGGCTCAAGAAGCTCGCCCGCGAGTACGTCCGCCCGGGCGTGCACGTGTCCGACCTGCACGAGGCCCTGACCCGCGTCCAGCAGCAGCGGGTGCTCTGGCAGCGCTACGTCGCCGCCGGCGTGAACCCCGAGGTGCCCACGGGCATCGCCGACGTCCAGGTGCTGTTCTCGAACGTCGCCGAGGACCTCGCGCGCCTCGACGAGCCGCTGGGCCGCACCGAGCGTGACCGCCAGCTCGCGAACACCCCGGTCGACCAGCTCGTCCCGACCATCGCCGAGCTGGCCGCCGAGTCCGACGTCCTGCACAACCTGCAGGAGCGCACCGAGCTCATGCAGACCCTGCGCGACCTGCAGCTCGAGCCGCTCATCACCGACCTGGCGAACCGGCACGTGCCGGACGTGCAGGTGCCCGCCGAGCTCGAGCTCGCCTGGTGGCAGTCCGCCCTCGAGACCATGCTCGAGTCCGATCGGGCGCTGCTCGGCGCGAACACCGACATGCTCGACCGGGTCGAGGCCGACTTCCGCCTGGTGGACGACGCCCACGCGGCCGGGGTCTCCCAGGGCCTGGCGTGGCAGCTCGCCGAGAACTGGAAGGTCGGTCTCGTCGACTGGCCCGAAGAAGCGACCGCGCTCAAGACCCAGCTCCGCGACGGCGCGATCACCTCGCGCCTGCTGCAGGACTCCGCACCGCACCTGTCCCGGTCGATCGCACCGGTCTGGCTCGCCAGCCCGTACGAGGTGCCGCAGATCGCCGACACGATGCCCTTCGACACCGTGATCCTGGTCGACGCCGGTGCCGTGACGATCGCCGAGACCGTCGGCGCCGTCCGTCGCGCCCGTCAGACCGTCGTGTTCGGCGACCCGGTGACCCAGACGCCGTCGCCCTTCCGCATCGCCGTGGACCCCGAGCACCGGGCGCTGCAGGTCGACGAGGGCACGCTCGACGCGTTCCACGCCGACTCCGCCCTGGCGAAGCTGTCCACCCTGCTGCCGACCCTGTCGCTGTCGCGGTCGTACCGCGCCGGCGGCGAGGACCTGGCCGAGCTCGTGAACCGTCGCTTCTACGGTGGCAAGATCGAGTCCCTGCCCTGGGCCGGCTCGTTCCTCGGGCACGGCTCGATCGCGCTCGACTACGTCAGCGACGGCAAGGCCGTGCCCGACCCCGAGTCCGGTGCCGTCGAGAGCGTCGACGCCGAGGTCGACCGCGTGGTCCGGCTCGTCATCGACCACGCGCGCACCCGTCCGACCGAGTCGCTCATGGTCATCACCGCGTCGGCGAAGCACGCCGTGCGCGTCGAGCAGGCCGTGCTGACCGCCGCCCAGGGCCACAAGGACCTGACCGAGTTCGTCATCGGCGACCGTGCCGAGCCGTTCATCGTGGCGACGCTCGAGCAGTCGGTGGCGCAGAGCCGCGACCGCGTCGTGTTCTCCATCGGCTACGGCCGTACCCCGCACGGCCGTGTGCTGCGCGACTTCGGTCCGCTCGGCAAGCCCGGCGGCGAGCGGCTGCTGGCGGTCGCGATGACCCGCGCGCGTCGCTCGATGGTCATCGTCACCTGCTTCCAGCCGTCGGACATCGAGGCCGAGCGCATGGGCCACGGCACCGTCGCCCTCGCCGAGATCCTGGCCGAGGTGCGTGCCCGCACCACCGCCGAGTACGTGCCGGACGACTCCGATCCGCTGCTCGTCGACCTGGCCCGGCGCCTCGAGATGCGCGGCATCCCGGTGGCGCTCGGACACCGCGGCAAGCTCGGCCTCGTCGCCGCGCACGGCGGGGTGTGCGTCACGATCGAGACCGATGCGTCGCTGGTCAAGGGATCGCTGCGCGAGTCCCTGCGCCTCCGGCCGGAGGTCCTCCGTCGACTCGGCTGGCACTACGTGCGCGTGCACGCCTTCCAGCTGTTCTCCGACCCGGACCGCGTCGCGAACACCGTCGCCGCGGTGCTCGGTGTCGACCGCGGCGCCACGCAGGAGATCTCCATCCCACCGATCCCCGCCCGCCGGTGA
- a CDS encoding FAD-dependent oxidoreductase has translation MVTVSRTTVAVVGGGPAGVVLGLLLARAGVEVRVLERHDDFNRDFRGDTVHASTIRLLDELGLGAPFRALPQSRLDDFSLPMPDGSRLLLGDFSRLAPPYDHVAMVPQWDLLDLLVTAARQEPSFRISTGLAATGLIEENGVVTGVHLRPRDGTGEPEELRADVVIACDGRNSVLRRAAGLVPRAFRVPFDTWWFRLPRHPGDAASALTPAFSDRDVLLSFPRPDYHQVAYFAPKGSDAALRAAGVEAFRARVARLRPDFADRVDAIASMDDVHVLDVRMDRLRRWWRPGLLCIGDAAHAMSPAGGVGINLAVQDAVATATILVPALRRGLRGGGLDRALAAVQRRRTPPAALVQAAQAVLHRVVFERAFAGHLRDGPPLLPVLLARWVPPVRGVYARGIAFGPLPEHAPEWARR, from the coding sequence ATGGTGACGGTGTCGCGGACGACGGTCGCGGTGGTCGGTGGCGGCCCCGCAGGGGTCGTCCTCGGGCTGCTGCTCGCCCGCGCCGGCGTCGAGGTGCGCGTGCTCGAGCGGCACGACGACTTCAACCGGGACTTCCGGGGCGACACGGTGCACGCCTCGACCATCCGTCTGCTCGACGAACTCGGACTCGGTGCACCGTTCCGGGCGCTGCCGCAGTCACGTCTCGACGACTTCTCGCTGCCGATGCCGGACGGCTCCCGGCTGCTGCTCGGTGACTTCTCGCGTCTCGCACCTCCGTACGACCACGTGGCGATGGTGCCGCAGTGGGACCTGCTCGACCTGCTCGTGACCGCAGCCCGTCAGGAGCCGTCGTTCCGCATCTCGACGGGCCTGGCGGCGACCGGGCTCATCGAGGAGAACGGGGTCGTGACCGGGGTCCACCTGCGGCCGCGGGACGGGACCGGCGAACCCGAGGAACTCCGCGCCGACGTCGTGATCGCCTGCGACGGGCGGAACTCGGTGCTGCGTCGCGCCGCCGGCCTCGTGCCGCGAGCGTTCCGGGTGCCGTTCGACACCTGGTGGTTCCGGTTGCCCCGGCACCCCGGGGACGCGGCGAGCGCCCTCACCCCCGCGTTCTCCGACCGGGACGTGCTGCTGAGCTTCCCGCGGCCCGACTACCACCAGGTCGCGTACTTCGCGCCAAAGGGCTCGGACGCGGCCCTGCGCGCCGCGGGGGTTGAGGCCTTCCGTGCCCGGGTGGCGCGGCTCCGACCGGACTTCGCGGACCGGGTCGACGCGATCGCCTCGATGGACGACGTGCACGTGCTCGACGTCCGCATGGACCGCCTGCGCCGGTGGTGGCGGCCGGGGCTGCTCTGCATCGGGGACGCCGCACACGCGATGTCGCCCGCCGGCGGGGTCGGCATCAACCTCGCGGTGCAGGACGCGGTGGCGACGGCGACGATCCTGGTGCCGGCGCTCCGACGGGGACTCCGCGGTGGTGGCCTCGACCGGGCGCTCGCGGCCGTCCAGCGTCGTCGGACCCCGCCCGCCGCCCTGGTGCAGGCCGCGCAGGCGGTGCTGCACCGGGTCGTGTTCGAGCGCGCCTTCGCCGGGCACCTGCGGGACGGACCGCCGCTGCTGCCGGTGCTCCTCGCGCGCTGGGTCCCGCCGGTCCGGGGCGTCTACGCCCGCGGCATCGCGTTCGGCCCGCTGCCGGAACACGCGCCGGAGTGGGCGCGTCGGTGA
- the galU gene encoding UTP--glucose-1-phosphate uridylyltransferase GalU, with protein MGFQISKAVIPAAGLGTRFLPATKAMPKEMLPVVDKPAIQYVVEEAVGAGLTDVLMITGRNKNALENHFDHVSELEETLRKKGDHEKLQKVNQSTDLADMHYVRQGDPLGLGHAVLRAKMHVGREPFAVLLGDDIIDARDPLLKRMIEVQGEKNATIVALLEVPESQTHLYGIATVEPTDTDDVVKITGLVEKPPQGEAPSNLAIIGRYVIRPEVFDVLEKQEPGKGGEIQLTDALMKMASAEEWTGGVYGVVFRGRRYDTGDKLDYIKAIVQLASDRDDLGPDLKSWLKEFNAGE; from the coding sequence ATGGGCTTCCAGATTTCGAAGGCGGTGATCCCGGCCGCAGGGCTGGGTACCCGCTTCCTCCCCGCGACCAAGGCGATGCCGAAGGAGATGCTCCCCGTCGTCGACAAGCCGGCCATCCAGTACGTGGTGGAAGAGGCTGTCGGCGCCGGGCTGACCGACGTGCTGATGATCACCGGGCGCAACAAGAACGCGCTCGAGAACCACTTCGACCACGTGTCGGAGCTCGAGGAGACCCTCCGCAAGAAGGGCGACCACGAGAAGCTGCAGAAGGTGAACCAGTCGACGGACCTCGCCGACATGCACTACGTGCGACAGGGCGACCCGCTCGGCCTCGGCCACGCGGTGCTCCGCGCCAAGATGCACGTGGGCCGCGAGCCGTTCGCCGTGCTCCTCGGTGACGACATCATCGACGCCCGCGACCCGCTCCTCAAGCGCATGATCGAGGTCCAGGGCGAGAAGAACGCCACCATCGTGGCCCTGCTCGAGGTCCCCGAGTCGCAGACCCACCTGTACGGCATCGCCACGGTCGAGCCGACCGACACCGACGACGTGGTGAAGATCACCGGGCTCGTCGAGAAGCCCCCGCAGGGCGAGGCACCCTCGAACCTGGCCATCATCGGCCGCTACGTCATCCGTCCCGAGGTCTTCGACGTCCTCGAGAAGCAGGAGCCGGGCAAGGGCGGCGAGATCCAGCTGACCGACGCGCTCATGAAGATGGCGAGCGCCGAGGAGTGGACCGGCGGCGTGTACGGCGTCGTCTTCCGTGGACGCCGGTACGACACCGGTGACAAACTCGACTACATCAAGGCGATCGTGCAGCTCGCCTCGGACCGCGATGACCTCGGCCCCGACCTCAAGTCGTGGCTGAAGGAGTTCAACGCGGGCGAATAG
- the mscL gene encoding large conductance mechanosensitive channel protein MscL, with product MKGFKEFLLRGNVIDLAVAVVIGAAFTAIVTTIVNALINPLIGAVFNASSLDKALVVAIPTVSGGDAELQFGAIIGAVLNFVIVAAVVYFALVVPVNHLKKVAFERVKNDEQQTPQDVPPTDVEVLLEIRDLLRPQTGGATSTGAHIAPSNAPEGPGIGGSTKF from the coding sequence ATGAAGGGCTTCAAGGAGTTCCTGCTCCGCGGCAACGTCATCGACCTGGCCGTCGCAGTCGTCATCGGTGCGGCGTTCACCGCGATCGTCACCACGATCGTCAACGCCCTGATCAACCCGCTCATCGGTGCGGTGTTCAACGCGTCGAGCCTGGACAAGGCACTGGTCGTGGCGATCCCCACAGTCTCCGGCGGTGACGCGGAACTGCAGTTCGGCGCGATCATCGGCGCAGTGCTCAACTTCGTCATCGTCGCCGCGGTCGTCTACTTCGCGCTCGTCGTGCCCGTCAACCACCTGAAGAAGGTGGCGTTCGAGCGCGTCAAGAACGACGAGCAGCAGACCCCGCAGGACGTCCCCCCGACCGACGTCGAGGTGCTGCTCGAGATCCGCGACCTGCTCCGCCCGCAGACCGGCGGCGCCACGAGCACCGGGGCGCACATCGCCCCGTCGAACGCTCCGGAGGGCCCCGGCATCGGCGGCTCGACGAAGTTCTAG